One Paenibacillus riograndensis SBR5 DNA segment encodes these proteins:
- the sufD gene encoding Fe-S cluster assembly protein SufD: MTTQTILPVDAQLLTDWSQSSGEPGWLKDSRLNALTLAAGLALPKLEKTRIDRWNVNNYGTYKAGQTITALSEAPASVAALIKDQEEGSLIIQRNSGAIYVRLAPELAAQGVIFTDLQTAVKEHGDLVQRYLHKAVLPDEHSLAALHAALWNGGVFLYVPKNVVVETPLQAVLLTDDAEAAFVPHILIVADTNSSVTYVDNYVSDKTEAGLHNGAVEVFVGAGAKVRYATVHQLGEDTTDVTYRRAVVENDGTIEWIVGEMNYGDTASDTKSVLKGNGASSDAKVIAVGSGSQKLNYTTQAQHFGKNTPSDMITRAVMRDAATSIINGITKIEKGATRADGQQTEKVLMLSPQARGDANPILLIDEDDVTAGHAASVGQVNYEQVYYLMSRGISRHDAETLIIYGFLAPVVSQIPLEGLRNQLQSLVERKLGQ, encoded by the coding sequence ATGACGACACAAACCATTCTTCCGGTGGATGCACAGCTGCTCACCGATTGGTCGCAGAGCAGCGGCGAGCCGGGCTGGCTGAAGGACAGCCGGTTAAACGCACTTACGCTGGCCGCTGGCCTGGCACTGCCGAAACTGGAGAAGACCCGGATTGACCGCTGGAATGTGAATAACTATGGAACCTACAAAGCAGGCCAGACCATCACTGCACTTAGTGAAGCCCCTGCTTCTGTTGCCGCACTGATCAAGGATCAGGAGGAAGGCAGCCTGATTATACAGCGCAACTCCGGCGCCATCTATGTCCGCCTTGCACCGGAGCTTGCAGCACAAGGCGTAATTTTCACCGATTTGCAGACTGCGGTCAAAGAGCACGGCGATCTGGTGCAGCGCTATCTGCATAAGGCCGTACTACCTGATGAGCACTCTTTAGCCGCGCTGCATGCGGCCCTTTGGAACGGCGGGGTATTCCTCTATGTTCCGAAGAACGTGGTGGTCGAGACCCCGCTGCAGGCGGTGCTGCTTACCGACGATGCCGAAGCGGCTTTTGTTCCGCATATTCTGATTGTTGCCGACACGAACAGCTCAGTGACCTATGTCGACAACTATGTGTCGGACAAAACTGAAGCCGGACTGCACAATGGTGCGGTTGAGGTGTTCGTGGGCGCAGGAGCCAAAGTCCGCTATGCCACAGTGCATCAGTTAGGTGAGGATACGACTGACGTGACTTACCGCCGCGCCGTTGTGGAGAATGACGGAACGATTGAATGGATTGTCGGCGAGATGAACTATGGGGATACAGCCAGCGACACCAAGTCGGTGCTGAAGGGCAACGGGGCAAGCTCCGATGCCAAAGTCATCGCAGTGGGATCAGGCTCGCAGAAGCTGAACTATACGACCCAGGCGCAGCATTTCGGCAAAAACACGCCGAGTGACATGATCACCCGTGCGGTGATGCGGGATGCGGCAACCTCCATTATTAACGGAATTACGAAGATCGAGAAGGGCGCAACCCGGGCCGACGGCCAGCAGACGGAAAAAGTTCTGATGCTGAGTCCTCAGGCGCGCGGAGACGCCAATCCGATCCTGCTTATAGACGAAGATGATGTAACAGCAGGCCATGCCGCTTCCGTAGGACAGGTCAATTACGAGCAGGTATACTACCTGATGTCCCGCGGAATTTCGCGGCATGATGCAGAAACACTGATCATTTACGGCTTCCTTGCACCTGTAGTGTCGCAAATTCCACTGGAGGGACTGCGCAATCAGCTCCAATCTCTTGTGGAAAGGAAGTTAGGCCAATGA
- a CDS encoding Dps family protein gives MAKASNKVTTTSLEQVLNREVANLNVLYVKIHNYHWYVKGEQFFSLHVKFEELYDDVTLKMDEVAERLLSIKGSPAATMKEYLELATIQEATGKEDTRGMVQTLIEDFATVAEELTEGIELAEQVSDQPTADLFIKIRSDLEKNQWMLRSFLG, from the coding sequence ATGGCTAAAGCATCGAACAAAGTCACCACCACTTCACTCGAACAAGTACTCAACCGTGAGGTTGCCAACCTGAACGTGCTGTATGTCAAAATTCATAATTATCACTGGTATGTGAAGGGTGAGCAATTCTTCTCCCTGCATGTAAAATTCGAAGAGCTGTATGATGATGTTACCCTCAAAATGGACGAGGTGGCTGAACGCCTGCTCAGCATTAAGGGCAGCCCGGCAGCGACCATGAAGGAATATCTGGAGCTCGCAACCATTCAGGAAGCGACCGGCAAGGAAGATACCCGGGGCATGGTTCAGACGCTGATTGAGGACTTCGCCACTGTAGCTGAAGAGCTTACAGAAGGCATTGAACTGGCCGAGCAGGTGAGCGATCAGCCAACAGCGGACCTGTTCATCAAAATCCGCAGCGATCTCGAAAAAAACCAGTGGATGCTGCGTTCTTTCCTGGGTTGA
- the sufC gene encoding Fe-S cluster assembly ATPase SufC, with translation MAADFVIEGLKATIEGKEILKGINLQMKGGEIHAIMGPNGTGKSTLASALMGHPKYEVTEGTAVLEGEDLLEMAVDERARAGLFLAMQYPSEISGVTNSDFLRSAINSRREEGNEISLIRFIRQMEAKMKELDMNPEFLHRYLNEGFSGGEKKRNEILQMMMLDPKIVILDEIDSGLDIDALKIVAEGVNSMRSPERGFLVITHYQRLLNYIKPDFVHVMMQGRIVKSGGPELAERLEAEGYEWVKEELGIEDETVGQEA, from the coding sequence ATGGCAGCAGATTTTGTCATTGAAGGACTGAAAGCGACGATTGAAGGAAAAGAAATTCTGAAGGGCATCAACCTTCAAATGAAGGGCGGCGAAATTCACGCCATCATGGGACCGAACGGTACCGGTAAAAGCACCCTGGCTTCGGCACTGATGGGCCATCCCAAGTACGAGGTTACCGAGGGTACAGCCGTTCTTGAAGGCGAAGACCTGCTGGAAATGGCTGTTGATGAACGCGCGCGCGCCGGTCTTTTTCTGGCGATGCAGTATCCAAGTGAAATCAGCGGCGTAACGAACTCTGACTTCCTGCGTAGCGCCATTAATTCCCGCCGTGAAGAAGGAAACGAAATTTCCCTGATCCGCTTCATCCGTCAAATGGAAGCTAAGATGAAGGAACTGGATATGAACCCTGAGTTTCTGCACCGCTATCTGAACGAAGGCTTCTCCGGCGGTGAAAAGAAACGCAACGAAATTCTTCAAATGATGATGCTGGACCCGAAGATTGTCATTCTTGATGAAATTGACTCCGGCCTGGATATTGATGCGCTCAAAATTGTCGCTGAAGGCGTCAACTCGATGCGCAGCCCGGAACGCGGCTTCCTGGTTATTACCCACTATCAGCGCCTGTTGAATTACATTAAGCCGGATTTTGTACATGTCATGATGCAGGGACGGATTGTGAAATCCGGCGGTCCTGAGCTGGCAGAACGTCTGGAAGCGGAAGGCTATGAATGGGTTAAGGAAGAACTCGGCATTGAAGATGAAACCGTAGGACAGGAAGCTTAA